The following proteins come from a genomic window of Sphaerisporangium rubeum:
- a CDS encoding CNNM domain-containing protein, giving the protein MQNVAANIALVLAFVLIGGFFAAAEMALVSLRESQIRKLADEGRRGARVAKLARDPNRFLSSVQIGVTVATAASAAVGADTLAAQLEPVLAGTWVPRAAAGPLALLIVTLAISYVTLVLGELAPKRLARQQAEGLSILVAPFLDRLATLSRPVIWVLSKSTDGVVRLLGGNPEEDRAAVTTEELRDMVVGHEELTPDERDLIDEVFAAGKRHLREVMLPRTEVEFMSVDTPLAEAAILAAAMPHSRFPVFRRSYDDIVGFVHVRDLLDPVLTGRIEPIGELVPIRPVKLLPASKRVLATLTEMRDDGQHLAIVVDEFGGTAGIVTMEDLMEQLIGDIRDEYDPHGKPVRMVSGEMEVDGLVNLDDFAGETGIRLDDGPYETLAGYVMARLGHLPEVGDEVRGSGFSLVVTEMDGRRVARVRVTRTTPLNDETEPPPDPGD; this is encoded by the coding sequence GTGCAGAACGTCGCGGCGAACATCGCCCTGGTCCTCGCCTTCGTCCTGATCGGCGGCTTCTTCGCAGCCGCGGAGATGGCGCTGGTCTCCCTGCGGGAGAGCCAGATACGCAAGCTGGCGGACGAAGGCAGGCGCGGCGCACGGGTGGCCAAGCTGGCCCGCGACCCCAACCGGTTCCTCTCGTCGGTGCAGATCGGCGTCACCGTCGCCACCGCGGCGTCGGCGGCGGTCGGCGCCGACACCCTCGCCGCGCAGCTCGAACCCGTGCTCGCCGGCACGTGGGTGCCGCGCGCCGCCGCGGGACCGCTCGCACTGCTGATCGTCACGCTGGCCATCTCGTACGTCACGCTGGTGCTCGGCGAGCTGGCGCCGAAACGGCTGGCACGCCAGCAGGCCGAGGGCCTGTCGATCCTGGTCGCGCCGTTCCTCGACCGGCTCGCCACCCTGTCGCGGCCGGTCATCTGGGTGCTGTCGAAGTCCACCGACGGCGTGGTGCGGCTGCTCGGCGGCAACCCCGAGGAGGACCGGGCCGCGGTCACCACTGAGGAACTGCGCGACATGGTGGTCGGCCACGAGGAGCTGACCCCCGACGAGCGCGACCTGATCGACGAGGTGTTCGCGGCCGGCAAGCGCCACCTGCGGGAGGTCATGCTGCCGCGCACCGAGGTGGAGTTCATGTCCGTGGACACGCCGCTCGCCGAGGCCGCGATCCTGGCCGCCGCCATGCCGCACTCCCGCTTCCCGGTGTTCCGGCGGTCCTATGACGACATCGTGGGATTCGTTCACGTACGCGATCTGCTGGACCCGGTGCTCACCGGCCGCATCGAGCCGATCGGCGAACTGGTCCCCATCCGGCCGGTCAAGCTGCTGCCGGCGTCCAAACGGGTGCTCGCCACGCTGACCGAGATGCGTGACGACGGACAGCACCTGGCCATCGTGGTGGACGAGTTCGGCGGCACCGCCGGGATCGTCACCATGGAGGACCTGATGGAACAGCTCATCGGGGACATCCGTGACGAGTACGACCCTCATGGCAAACCCGTGCGCATGGTGTCAGGTGAGATGGAGGTCGACGGGCTGGTCAACCTCGACGACTTCGCCGGCGAGACCGGCATCCGGCTGGACGACGGGCCGTACGAGACGCTCGCCGGGTACGTCATGGCCCGGCTCGGCCACCTTCCCGAGGTGGGGGACGAGGTGCGCGGCTCCGGCTTCTCGCTCGTGGTGACCGAGATGGACGGACGGCGCGTCGCGCGGGTCCGGGTCACCAGGACGACGCCGCTCAACGACGAGACCGAACCGCCGCCGGATCCCGGCGACTGA
- a CDS encoding YihY/virulence factor BrkB family protein, with the protein MAGAWASVTRRIESVKGWGRRRLALYRVRWAWFDHLLRTVHRYQAQRGDRLAGAVTYFAFLSFFPLLALAFSVFGYVIAFREGARRTLIAALNQQLPGLAGSLRVDQLADARVEAGLIGLVGLLYAGLGALDALREAMRDMTMTSEPPVSMIIGRLRDLVALLLVGVTLMLSVLAGGFAVSATGTVLGWFGLGPSVVGTVLVRVAALVIALLADTLVFLVILGWLGRLTGSRRALLKGALLGAVGFGVLKQLANLLLSGTLNNPIYGTFAVVVGLLVWINLSARWTMYVTAWTATAGGSPPPAPSPAPATAYT; encoded by the coding sequence ATGGCGGGTGCGTGGGCCTCGGTGACGCGGCGGATCGAGAGCGTCAAGGGTTGGGGCCGGCGGCGGCTCGCGCTGTACCGCGTGCGCTGGGCCTGGTTCGACCATCTGCTGCGCACCGTCCACCGGTACCAGGCTCAGCGGGGGGACCGGCTGGCCGGCGCGGTGACGTACTTCGCGTTCCTGTCGTTCTTCCCGCTGCTGGCGCTGGCGTTCTCGGTGTTCGGCTACGTCATCGCGTTCCGCGAAGGCGCCAGGCGCACGCTGATCGCCGCGTTGAACCAGCAGCTTCCCGGCCTCGCCGGCTCGCTGCGTGTCGATCAGCTCGCCGACGCGCGCGTCGAGGCGGGCCTCATCGGCCTGGTCGGCCTGCTGTACGCCGGGCTCGGCGCGCTGGACGCGCTGCGTGAGGCGATGCGCGACATGACCATGACGTCCGAGCCGCCGGTGAGCATGATCATCGGCAGGTTGCGCGACCTGGTGGCCTTGCTGCTGGTCGGCGTCACCCTCATGCTGTCGGTCCTGGCCGGCGGGTTCGCCGTGTCGGCCACCGGCACGGTGCTCGGCTGGTTCGGGCTCGGCCCGTCGGTCGTCGGCACGGTGCTGGTCCGGGTCGCGGCCCTGGTGATCGCACTGCTGGCGGACACGCTGGTCTTCCTGGTGATCCTCGGCTGGCTCGGCCGGCTCACCGGGTCGCGCCGGGCCCTGCTCAAAGGCGCGCTGCTCGGCGCGGTCGGGTTCGGTGTGCTGAAGCAGCTCGCCAACCTGCTGCTGTCCGGCACGCTCAACAATCCGATCTACGGCACGTTCGCCGTGGTGGTGGGCCTGCTGGTGTGGATCAACCTGTCGGCCCGCTGGACGATGTACGTGACCGCGTGGACCGCCACCGCGGGTGGCTCACCGCCGCCGGCGCCGTCCCCGGCCCCGGCGACCGCCTACACCTGA
- the galE gene encoding UDP-glucose 4-epimerase GalE, with translation MKLLVTGGAGYVGSAVAARLVDTGHEVTVLDDLSTGHADAVPPGAGFVQASITEAGPVLEDGFDGVLHFAAKSLVGESVKLPGLYWSANLGGTLALLDAVREAGVPRVVFSSTAATYGEPERTPIEETDPTRPTNPYGASKLAVDTALTAYAGLHGIGAVSLRYFNVAGAHTAADGRVYGERHTVETHLIPNVLAVALGRRTSVDVYGVDYPTPDGTCVRDYIHITDLAEAHLLALDACRPGVHEIYNLGSGTGFSVNEVVSACREVTGHPIPAQVRERRPGDPAVLVASSERIRRELGWKPSHTDLDTIISDAWAAVRPD, from the coding sequence GTGAAGCTGCTGGTCACCGGAGGCGCCGGATACGTCGGGAGCGCGGTGGCCGCACGCCTCGTGGACACCGGTCACGAGGTCACCGTCCTCGACGACCTGTCCACCGGCCACGCCGACGCCGTCCCGCCGGGGGCCGGGTTCGTCCAGGCGTCGATCACCGAGGCCGGGCCGGTGCTCGAGGACGGCTTCGACGGCGTGCTCCACTTCGCCGCCAAGTCGCTGGTCGGCGAGTCGGTGAAACTTCCAGGGCTGTACTGGTCGGCCAACCTCGGCGGCACACTCGCGCTGCTCGACGCCGTGCGCGAGGCCGGCGTGCCGCGCGTCGTGTTCTCCTCCACCGCCGCGACCTATGGCGAGCCCGAGCGCACCCCCATCGAGGAGACCGACCCCACCCGTCCAACCAACCCCTACGGCGCCTCCAAGCTGGCCGTGGACACCGCGCTCACGGCGTACGCGGGACTGCACGGCATCGGAGCGGTCAGCCTGCGCTATTTCAACGTCGCCGGCGCGCACACCGCCGCCGACGGACGCGTGTACGGCGAGCGGCACACCGTGGAGACCCATCTGATCCCCAACGTCCTCGCGGTCGCGCTCGGCCGGCGCACGTCGGTCGACGTGTACGGCGTCGACTACCCCACCCCCGACGGCACCTGCGTGCGCGACTACATCCACATCACCGACCTCGCCGAGGCCCACCTGCTCGCGCTCGACGCCTGCCGGCCGGGGGTCCACGAGATCTACAACCTCGGCAGCGGCACCGGGTTCTCCGTGAACGAGGTCGTGTCGGCGTGCCGGGAGGTCACCGGCCATCCGATCCCCGCGCAGGTGCGCGAGCGCCGGCCCGGCGACCCGGCGGTGCTGGTGGCGTCCTCGGAGCGCATCCGGCGCGAACTCGGCTGGAAACCCTCGCACACCGACCTGGACACCATCATCTCCGACGCCTGGGCCGCCGTACGGCCCGACTGA
- the trpS gene encoding tryptophan--tRNA ligase, with amino-acid sequence MAKPRVLSGIQPTGDSLHLGNYLGAVRQWVAMQETHDAFYFIADLHAITVHPTAAELRQRTRLTAAQLFAAGLDPERSTLFVQSQVREHSELTWILICNTGMGEAGRMTQFKDKAARYGESAAGVGLFTYPILQAADILMYQADQVPVGADQKQHLELTRDLAQRFNSRYGETFVVPSAFTPKEVEKITDLQDPLAKMSKSSSSPQGLLELLEEPRVLSKKIMRAVTDTGSEVVADPVNKPGVTNLLRIQSALTGTPVPELETRYAGQGYGTFKKEVAQVVVDAFAPIRERTEKLLANETELDRLLAVGARRAGEVAAETMQLVRERVGFLPRV; translated from the coding sequence ATGGCCAAACCTCGTGTTCTCTCCGGCATCCAGCCCACCGGCGACTCGCTGCACCTCGGCAACTACCTGGGTGCCGTCCGCCAGTGGGTCGCCATGCAGGAGACGCACGACGCGTTCTACTTCATCGCCGACCTCCACGCGATCACCGTCCACCCGACGGCCGCGGAGCTGCGGCAGCGCACCAGGCTCACCGCCGCGCAGCTGTTCGCGGCCGGTCTCGACCCCGAGCGCAGCACGCTGTTCGTGCAGAGCCAGGTCCGTGAGCACAGCGAGCTCACGTGGATCCTCATCTGCAACACCGGCATGGGGGAGGCCGGCCGCATGACGCAGTTCAAGGACAAGGCGGCGCGGTACGGCGAGAGCGCGGCCGGGGTGGGGCTGTTCACCTACCCGATCCTCCAGGCGGCCGACATCCTGATGTACCAGGCCGACCAGGTGCCGGTGGGGGCCGACCAGAAGCAGCACCTGGAGCTCACCCGCGACCTCGCGCAGCGGTTCAACAGCCGGTACGGCGAGACGTTCGTCGTGCCGTCGGCGTTCACCCCCAAGGAGGTCGAGAAGATCACCGACCTCCAGGACCCGCTGGCCAAGATGTCCAAGAGCTCCTCCAGCCCGCAGGGCCTGCTGGAGCTGCTCGAGGAGCCGCGCGTCCTCTCCAAGAAGATCATGCGCGCCGTCACCGACACCGGGTCCGAGGTCGTCGCCGACCCCGTGAACAAGCCCGGCGTGACCAACCTGCTGCGCATCCAGTCGGCGCTCACCGGCACGCCGGTGCCCGAGCTGGAGACGCGGTACGCGGGCCAGGGCTACGGCACCTTCAAGAAAGAGGTCGCGCAGGTCGTCGTGGACGCCTTCGCCCCGATCCGCGAGCGCACCGAGAAGCTCCTGGCCAACGAGACCGAGCTGGACCGCCTGCTCGCCGTCGGCGCGCGCCGCGCCGGTGAGGTGGCCGCCGAGACCATGCAGCTGGTGCGCGAGCGGGTCGGTTTCCTGCCGCGCGTCTGA
- a CDS encoding DUF11 domain-containing protein, translating to MGLLTAGVAGLVLLAGAGVPPVPWRSAGADLSVRITVAPQVAQPGHWLTYRVRVRNSGPGDAVLPVLTVNVPGDVDIKYVDVAACHPGATRNEVVCPSDADIPSGGSGELTVLGKVRASARGPLRAGARLTSDARDGNEVDNHVELVTRIAPARLANRPRPEVRRTDGVARCSRCRG from the coding sequence ATGGGTCTTCTCACGGCGGGAGTCGCCGGTCTCGTCCTTCTCGCCGGCGCCGGGGTGCCGCCGGTCCCGTGGCGCTCGGCGGGGGCCGATCTGTCGGTGCGCATCACGGTCGCGCCGCAGGTGGCCCAGCCGGGCCACTGGCTCACCTACCGGGTGCGGGTGCGCAACTCGGGGCCGGGGGACGCGGTGCTGCCGGTGCTGACGGTCAACGTGCCGGGTGACGTGGACATCAAGTACGTCGACGTGGCGGCCTGCCACCCCGGTGCGACACGGAACGAGGTGGTGTGCCCCTCGGACGCCGACATCCCGTCCGGCGGCTCGGGTGAGCTGACGGTGCTCGGCAAGGTGCGTGCGAGCGCGCGGGGACCGTTGCGTGCCGGCGCGCGTCTCACCTCCGACGCCAGGGACGGCAACGAGGTGGACAACCACGTCGAACTGGTCACGAGGATCGCGCCGGCCCGGCTGGCGAACCGGCCACGGCCGGAGGTCAGGCGGACGGATGGTGTCGCGCGGTGCAGTCGGTGCCGGGGGTGA
- a CDS encoding glutamate--cysteine ligase, whose translation MAIQFNSSRGPTLGVEWELQLVDTHTRRLRQDAKAVLEAVPELSESPRPKVMHELMQSQIEVITDVHNTVSEAVRDLTGTIDRLREAVAPRGTALACTGTHAISDWRDAVYAPVQRYAELVEEMQWLAWRIQTFGVHVHVGVRDRDKVIPIVNALAAYLPHFLALTASSPYWGGQDTGLASSRAIVFGSLPTAGPPQMLADWSGFEEYMDTLIRAGTIRSIKEVWWDIRPQPNFGTIEIRMFDGIPTPREVGMVTALSQCLVQQFDQQLDRGYRLPHPAPWVVRDNKWRATRYGLDANVITDDHGSTAPMRDMLYELCRDLAPMAERLGCPGELAVVSEVVEHGNSCERQRAILDRGGSLDDVVDATIAELAEDRFVTTELRTSNGAIGHAGT comes from the coding sequence GTGGCGATCCAGTTCAACTCTTCGCGCGGCCCCACATTGGGTGTCGAGTGGGAGCTCCAGCTTGTCGACACGCACACACGACGGCTCCGCCAGGACGCCAAAGCGGTGCTGGAGGCCGTGCCTGAGCTCAGCGAGTCGCCGCGGCCCAAGGTGATGCACGAGCTGATGCAGTCCCAGATCGAGGTCATCACCGACGTGCACAACACCGTGTCGGAGGCCGTGCGCGACCTCACCGGCACCATCGACCGGCTGCGTGAGGCCGTCGCACCGCGCGGCACCGCGCTGGCCTGCACCGGCACCCACGCCATCAGCGACTGGCGCGACGCGGTGTACGCGCCGGTCCAGCGGTACGCCGAGCTCGTCGAAGAGATGCAGTGGCTGGCATGGCGGATCCAAACATTTGGCGTACATGTCCACGTGGGGGTGCGCGATCGGGATAAAGTCATCCCCATCGTCAACGCACTTGCGGCCTACCTGCCGCATTTCCTCGCGCTGACGGCCTCCAGCCCGTACTGGGGCGGCCAAGACACCGGGCTCGCCTCCAGCCGGGCCATAGTTTTCGGCTCCCTGCCCACGGCTGGACCGCCGCAGATGCTGGCGGACTGGTCGGGGTTCGAGGAATACATGGACACCCTTATCCGCGCCGGGACCATCAGAAGCATAAAAGAGGTGTGGTGGGACATCCGTCCACAGCCCAACTTCGGCACGATTGAGATTCGCATGTTCGACGGCATACCGACCCCCCGCGAGGTCGGCATGGTGACGGCGTTGTCGCAGTGCCTGGTGCAGCAGTTCGACCAGCAGCTCGACCGCGGTTACCGGCTACCGCACCCCGCTCCGTGGGTGGTGCGCGACAACAAGTGGCGGGCCACACGGTACGGCCTCGACGCGAACGTCATCACCGACGACCACGGCTCCACCGCGCCGATGCGTGACATGCTCTACGAGCTCTGCCGGGATCTGGCGCCGATGGCCGAGCGGCTCGGCTGCCCCGGCGAACTCGCCGTGGTGAGCGAGGTCGTGGAGCACGGCAATTCGTGCGAACGCCAGCGCGCGATCCTTGATCGAGGCGGTTCCCTCGACGACGTCGTGGACGCGACGATCGCCGAGCTCGCGGAGGACCGCTTCGTGACCACCGAACTGAGGACTTCGAACGGGGCGATAGGACATGCAGGCACGTGA
- a CDS encoding SCO4848 family membrane protein: protein MRITRRVAGFLVVLAAFMVFEWINLGLNLADGHPTAFYVVHGVLIAVNLVLAGVLGVIGLRAWRGAGPAAYASPGRDGERPVHGPP from the coding sequence GTGAGGATCACACGACGTGTCGCCGGCTTCCTGGTGGTGCTGGCCGCCTTCATGGTCTTCGAGTGGATCAACCTCGGTCTCAACCTCGCCGACGGCCACCCGACGGCCTTCTATGTCGTGCACGGCGTCCTCATCGCGGTCAACCTCGTCCTCGCCGGAGTGCTCGGCGTCATCGGCCTGCGTGCGTGGCGTGGCGCCGGGCCGGCCGCGTACGCGTCCCCGGGCAGAGACGGTGAGCGGCCGGTTCACGGTCCACCCTGA
- a CDS encoding amidohydrolase, whose product MQARDLRGQLGAFLNANDRDLIEFRRDLHAHPELGFVEHRTTERIATRLEQAGLTPVPLPRGTGLICDIGSGDGPTVALRADIDALPLLDEKDVSYRSTVPGVCHACGHDVHTAIILGTGLFLAEQAAAGLLPGRVRLIFQPAEEVVPGGALKVLEAGGINGVDRIFGLHCDPRVDVGRVGLRTGPITGACDKVSVRLGGPGGHTARPHLTADLVFALAKIVTELPAALSRRVDPRHSLSLVWGRVQAGSVANAIPDDGLAEGTIRTLDEQAWHEAPDLFKSLLDSVAVAYGVTAEMNYIRGVPPTINEETSVEMLSDAAGEVLGPNSVVPTPQSLGGEDFGWYLESVPGAYARLGVRTPGSNGRFDIHQGTFDVDERCIGAGVSLMAATALTALWDGGRTAAGATAAEPVTA is encoded by the coding sequence ATGCAGGCACGTGATCTTCGGGGGCAGCTCGGCGCGTTCCTGAACGCGAACGACCGGGACCTCATCGAGTTCCGGCGCGACCTGCACGCACACCCCGAGCTCGGCTTCGTCGAGCACCGCACCACCGAGCGCATCGCCACGCGGCTGGAGCAGGCCGGCCTCACCCCGGTGCCGCTGCCGCGCGGCACCGGCCTGATCTGCGACATCGGCAGCGGCGACGGCCCCACGGTCGCGCTGCGCGCCGACATCGACGCGCTGCCGCTGCTGGACGAGAAGGACGTGTCGTACCGATCGACGGTCCCCGGCGTCTGCCACGCCTGCGGCCACGACGTGCACACCGCGATCATCCTCGGCACCGGCCTGTTCCTCGCCGAGCAGGCGGCGGCCGGTCTGCTGCCGGGCCGGGTCAGGCTCATCTTCCAGCCCGCCGAGGAGGTCGTGCCGGGTGGCGCGCTCAAGGTGCTGGAGGCCGGCGGCATCAACGGCGTGGACCGCATCTTCGGCCTGCACTGCGACCCCCGGGTCGACGTGGGCCGGGTGGGCCTGCGCACCGGCCCCATCACCGGGGCCTGCGACAAGGTCAGCGTGCGGCTCGGCGGCCCCGGCGGTCACACCGCGCGGCCCCACCTCACGGCCGACCTGGTGTTCGCGCTCGCCAAGATCGTCACCGAGCTGCCGGCCGCGTTGAGCCGCCGCGTCGACCCCCGCCACTCGCTCTCGCTGGTCTGGGGCCGGGTCCAGGCCGGGTCCGTGGCCAACGCGATCCCCGACGACGGCCTGGCCGAAGGCACGATCCGCACCCTGGACGAGCAGGCGTGGCACGAGGCCCCCGACCTGTTCAAGTCCCTGCTCGACTCCGTCGCCGTCGCCTACGGCGTGACGGCCGAGATGAACTACATCCGCGGCGTGCCTCCCACCATCAACGAGGAGACCAGCGTCGAGATGCTCAGCGACGCCGCCGGTGAGGTGCTCGGCCCGAACTCCGTGGTGCCGACACCCCAGTCGCTCGGCGGCGAGGACTTCGGCTGGTACCTGGAGTCGGTGCCAGGCGCCTACGCCAGGCTCGGCGTCCGCACCCCGGGGAGCAACGGCCGGTTCGACATCCACCAGGGCACCTTCGACGTGGACGAACGCTGCATCGGCGCAGGGGTGAGCCTGATGGCCGCCACGGCGCTCACCGCGCTGTGGGACGGTGGCCGCACCGCGGCCGGCGCCACCGCGGCCGAACCCGTCACCGCCTGA
- a CDS encoding D-alanyl-D-alanine carboxypeptidase family protein, translating into MKHVPMIGALALAASLTFVVPSPAVADAYDNPPIGGALLGGRGVIVDQTARKLPKTEASAFVVADADTGEVLAAKNPHGRFLPASTLKALTALTLIPKLDRKKMVKPSQDACNQEGSAVGLTPRKIYTVDDLFRALMMVSGNDAAVALAEANGGLPKTLADMNAEARRIQAMDTVAKTPNGLDKPGQSSSAYDLALIARAGLADPAFRKYVGTKVADFPAPKGHYQIANHNRLLGRYPGMLGVKNGWTSKALGSFIGAARRDGHTIIVTVMRHEGSFWPEVQDLLDWGFAARGRTAAVGTLVGPIPAAKPTRPVGGPPTPAPAVSRPADAAGESSSAGAAGVAVIGVAALGGLAWLGYGLRRRRSRGRGSAQV; encoded by the coding sequence ATGAAACACGTGCCAATGATCGGCGCGCTGGCGCTGGCCGCGAGCCTCACGTTCGTCGTGCCGTCACCGGCCGTGGCGGACGCCTACGACAACCCGCCGATCGGCGGCGCGCTGCTCGGGGGCCGCGGCGTGATCGTGGACCAGACGGCGCGGAAGCTGCCGAAGACCGAGGCCTCGGCCTTCGTGGTCGCCGACGCCGACACCGGCGAGGTGCTCGCCGCCAAGAACCCCCATGGCCGCTTCCTGCCGGCCAGCACCTTGAAGGCGCTGACCGCGCTCACGCTGATCCCGAAGCTCGACCGCAAGAAGATGGTCAAGCCCAGCCAGGACGCCTGCAACCAGGAAGGCAGCGCCGTCGGCCTCACCCCGCGCAAGATCTACACGGTGGACGACCTGTTCCGCGCGCTGATGATGGTGTCGGGCAACGACGCCGCGGTGGCGCTGGCCGAGGCCAACGGCGGCCTGCCGAAGACGCTCGCCGACATGAACGCCGAGGCCCGGCGGATCCAGGCCATGGACACCGTCGCCAAGACACCGAACGGCCTGGACAAGCCGGGACAGAGCAGCTCGGCGTACGACCTGGCGCTCATCGCGCGCGCCGGGCTCGCCGACCCCGCCTTCCGCAAGTACGTCGGGACGAAGGTGGCGGACTTCCCCGCACCCAAGGGGCACTACCAGATCGCCAACCACAACCGGCTGCTCGGCCGCTACCCCGGCATGCTCGGCGTGAAGAACGGCTGGACGAGCAAGGCGCTCGGCAGTTTCATCGGCGCCGCGCGGCGCGACGGCCACACGATCATCGTCACGGTGATGCGGCACGAGGGCTCGTTCTGGCCGGAGGTCCAGGACCTGCTCGACTGGGGCTTCGCGGCCCGGGGCCGTACCGCGGCCGTCGGCACGCTCGTCGGCCCGATCCCGGCGGCCAAGCCGACCCGTCCCGTCGGCGGGCCGCCGACCCCCGCTCCGGCGGTGTCCAGGCCCGCGGACGCCGCCGGGGAGTCCTCCTCCGCCGGCGCCGCCGGGGTGGCCGTGATCGGTGTCGCCGCGCTCGGCGGCCTCGCCTGGCTCGGGTACGGCCTGCGCCGCCGCCGCTCACGCGGCCGGGGCTCCGCTCAGGTGTAG
- a CDS encoding BMP family lipoprotein encodes MLRINASKLAATTAAGAMLMALAACGGGGNGSDAASPEASAPSSAAAEGPKVGLAYDIGGRGDQSFNDAAAAGLDKAKGELNLGEVKELEAGSGETGAQKEQRLRLLAQSGYNPVVAIGFAYSEAITKVAKEFPDTKFAIVDDAAQGPNISNLLFAENEGSFLVGAAAALKSKKDHIGFVGGVQVPLIKKFEIGYTKGAQAVKPDIKIDVKYLTQPPDFGGFNDPAKGKTAAEGMFDSGADVVYQAAGGSGGGVFEAAKAANAMAIGVDSDQALTADESVRGVIMTSMLKKVDVAVFDFLKSFVDNSVKAGPTVYDLKAGGVDFSTTGGQVDDIKTDLDGYKQKIIDGEIKVPSE; translated from the coding sequence TTGCTTCGCATCAACGCAAGCAAGCTGGCCGCCACGACCGCGGCCGGTGCCATGCTCATGGCGCTGGCGGCGTGTGGGGGCGGCGGTAACGGTTCGGACGCCGCGTCACCGGAGGCGTCCGCGCCATCTTCTGCGGCCGCCGAGGGCCCCAAGGTCGGTCTCGCGTACGACATCGGCGGACGCGGCGACCAGTCGTTCAACGACGCCGCCGCCGCGGGACTCGACAAGGCCAAGGGCGAGCTGAACCTCGGCGAGGTCAAAGAACTCGAAGCCGGCAGCGGTGAGACCGGCGCGCAGAAGGAGCAGCGGCTCCGCCTGCTCGCGCAGAGCGGCTACAACCCGGTCGTCGCCATCGGCTTCGCCTACTCGGAGGCGATCACGAAGGTCGCCAAGGAGTTCCCCGACACCAAGTTCGCGATCGTCGACGACGCGGCCCAGGGTCCCAACATCTCCAACCTGCTGTTCGCCGAGAACGAGGGTTCGTTCCTGGTGGGTGCCGCGGCGGCCCTGAAGAGCAAGAAGGACCACATCGGCTTCGTCGGCGGCGTGCAGGTGCCGCTGATCAAGAAGTTCGAGATCGGTTACACCAAGGGCGCGCAGGCCGTGAAGCCCGACATCAAGATCGACGTCAAGTACCTCACGCAGCCCCCGGACTTCGGCGGCTTCAACGACCCGGCCAAGGGCAAGACCGCGGCCGAGGGCATGTTCGACTCCGGCGCCGACGTGGTCTACCAGGCGGCCGGCGGCTCGGGTGGCGGCGTGTTCGAGGCGGCCAAGGCTGCGAACGCCATGGCCATCGGCGTGGACTCCGACCAGGCGCTCACCGCCGACGAGTCGGTGCGCGGCGTCATCATGACGTCCATGCTCAAGAAGGTCGACGTCGCGGTGTTCGACTTCCTCAAGAGCTTCGTGGACAACAGCGTCAAGGCGGGCCCGACGGTCTACGACCTCAAGGCAGGCGGCGTCGACTTCTCCACCACCGGCGGCCAGGTCGACGACATCAAGACCGACCTCGACGGCTACAAGCAGAAGATCATCGACGGCGAGATCAAGGTTCCCTCCGAGTGA